A region of Siniperca chuatsi isolate FFG_IHB_CAS linkage group LG23, ASM2008510v1, whole genome shotgun sequence DNA encodes the following proteins:
- the bcat1 gene encoding branched-chain-amino-acid aminotransferase, cytosolic isoform X2 gives MAATFGSDVSPALKAADLVIQLSSTPKTKPDMFAFGTVFTDHMLTIEWSATEGWQVPLIKAFGNLSLHPACSSLHYGVQLFEGLKVYRGDDDRLRLFRPMLNMSRMSKSARRACLPAFDQSELLECIKRLVEIDQDWVPHSDSACLYIRPTLISTEPSLGVKKPTRALLYVILCQAGPYFNNEAEALSLWADPKYTRAWKGGTGDCKMGGNYGCSLSAQYEAADYGCQQVMWLYGEDHQITEAGTMNIFLHWINEDGEEELATPPLDGIILPGVTRQSILELTRKWGEFKVTEGYLTMSQLCSALKQQRVKEMFGSGTACMICPIGHIVYQGENLHIPCHDKNSQLTSRIAKELTDIQCGRTPSDWTFLV, from the exons ATGGCAGCAACGTTTGGGTCAGACGTCTCTCCTGCTCTGAAG GCAGCTGACCTGGTTATCCAGCTGTCTTCCACTCCAAAGACCAAACCGGACATGTTTGCCTTCGGGACCGTCTTCACTGACCACATGCTGACCATAGAGTGGAGTGCGACTGAGGGCTGGCAGGTTCCGCTCATCAAGGCCTTTGGGAACCTGTCACTCCACCCGGCCTGTTCGTCACTGCACTACGGTGTACAG TTGTTTGAAGGGTTGAAGGTGTACCGTGGGGATGACGACCGACTGCGTCTCTTCAGGCCGATGCTCAACATGAGCCGCATGTCCAAATCCGCTAGGAGAGCTTGTCTACCT GCCTTTGATCAGTCAGAGTTGCTGGAGTGTATCAAGCGACTGGTAGAGATTGACCAGGACTGGGTTCCTCACTCAGACTCAGCCTGTCTGTACATCAGACCAACACTTATTAGCACTGAG CCCTCTCTGGGTGTAAAAAAGCCTACCCGTGCCTTGCTGTATGTGATCTTGTGTCAAGCGGGCCCTTACTTCAACAATGAGGCTGAGGCCCTGTCCTTGTGGGCCGACCCAAAGTACACACGGGCCTGGAAAGGAGGAACTGGAGACTGCAAGATGGGAGG GAACTACGGATGTTCTTTGTCTGCCCAGTATGAAGCAGCGGATTATGGGTGTCAGCAGGTCATGTGGCTGTACGGAGAGGACCACCAGATCACTGAGGCAGGAACCATGAACATCTTCCTGCACTGGATCAATGAGGATGGAG AGGAGGAACTTGCAACTCCACCTCTGGACGGTATCATACTCCCAGGTGTAACCCGACAGAGCATCCTGGAACTAACCAGGAAATgg GGTGAGTTTAAGGTGACAGAGGGCTACCTGACCATGAGCCAGCTGTGCTCTGCTCTGAAGCAGCAGCGGGTCAAAGAGATGTTTGGCTCCGGTACTGCCTGCATGATCTGCCCCATAGGACACATTGTTTACCAGGGAGAG aacTTGCATATCCCCTGTCATGATAAAAACTCACAGTTGACTTCACGGATAGCAAAGGAACTCACAGATATACAG TGTGGACGCACACCCAGCGACTGGACCTTCCTGGTGTAG
- the bcat1 gene encoding branched-chain-amino-acid aminotransferase, cytosolic isoform X1, whose product MAATFGSDVSPALKEQHFHISTTPMADNIIPSFKAADLVIQLSSTPKTKPDMFAFGTVFTDHMLTIEWSATEGWQVPLIKAFGNLSLHPACSSLHYGVQLFEGLKVYRGDDDRLRLFRPMLNMSRMSKSARRACLPAFDQSELLECIKRLVEIDQDWVPHSDSACLYIRPTLISTEPSLGVKKPTRALLYVILCQAGPYFNNEAEALSLWADPKYTRAWKGGTGDCKMGGNYGCSLSAQYEAADYGCQQVMWLYGEDHQITEAGTMNIFLHWINEDGEEELATPPLDGIILPGVTRQSILELTRKWGEFKVTEGYLTMSQLCSALKQQRVKEMFGSGTACMICPIGHIVYQGENLHIPCHDKNSQLTSRIAKELTDIQCGRTPSDWTFLV is encoded by the exons ATGGCAGCAACGTTTGGGTCAGACGTCTCTCCTGCTCTGAAG GAACAGCATTTCCACATTTCCACCACTCCAATGGCTGACAACATCATTCCAAGCTTTAAG GCAGCTGACCTGGTTATCCAGCTGTCTTCCACTCCAAAGACCAAACCGGACATGTTTGCCTTCGGGACCGTCTTCACTGACCACATGCTGACCATAGAGTGGAGTGCGACTGAGGGCTGGCAGGTTCCGCTCATCAAGGCCTTTGGGAACCTGTCACTCCACCCGGCCTGTTCGTCACTGCACTACGGTGTACAG TTGTTTGAAGGGTTGAAGGTGTACCGTGGGGATGACGACCGACTGCGTCTCTTCAGGCCGATGCTCAACATGAGCCGCATGTCCAAATCCGCTAGGAGAGCTTGTCTACCT GCCTTTGATCAGTCAGAGTTGCTGGAGTGTATCAAGCGACTGGTAGAGATTGACCAGGACTGGGTTCCTCACTCAGACTCAGCCTGTCTGTACATCAGACCAACACTTATTAGCACTGAG CCCTCTCTGGGTGTAAAAAAGCCTACCCGTGCCTTGCTGTATGTGATCTTGTGTCAAGCGGGCCCTTACTTCAACAATGAGGCTGAGGCCCTGTCCTTGTGGGCCGACCCAAAGTACACACGGGCCTGGAAAGGAGGAACTGGAGACTGCAAGATGGGAGG GAACTACGGATGTTCTTTGTCTGCCCAGTATGAAGCAGCGGATTATGGGTGTCAGCAGGTCATGTGGCTGTACGGAGAGGACCACCAGATCACTGAGGCAGGAACCATGAACATCTTCCTGCACTGGATCAATGAGGATGGAG AGGAGGAACTTGCAACTCCACCTCTGGACGGTATCATACTCCCAGGTGTAACCCGACAGAGCATCCTGGAACTAACCAGGAAATgg GGTGAGTTTAAGGTGACAGAGGGCTACCTGACCATGAGCCAGCTGTGCTCTGCTCTGAAGCAGCAGCGGGTCAAAGAGATGTTTGGCTCCGGTACTGCCTGCATGATCTGCCCCATAGGACACATTGTTTACCAGGGAGAG aacTTGCATATCCCCTGTCATGATAAAAACTCACAGTTGACTTCACGGATAGCAAAGGAACTCACAGATATACAG TGTGGACGCACACCCAGCGACTGGACCTTCCTGGTGTAG